CCGCCGGCCTGGCGTGGTGCGATCGCGGTATATGCACGCCGAGCGGCTGACAGAGCAGGTCCAGTACGGGTTGAAGGGGGTGCGGTGGTCGAACACGATGTTCGGGCCCGGTCCGACGTCGCCGAAGGTCGCCAAGACTCCGGCCAACCCGCCGGGCGCCTCCGGCGGTTCGGCCGCCAACCGTCGCCCGAATCGCAACCGTCGAAGCCTTCCCGCCCGAACCGCCGAAACGTCGGGACGGGAGCACTCAGGCTGCTGGGGCGGCTGTGGATCCCCTTGCTCATCGTGGCGGTGCTTGCCGCCGGCGGATTCACGGTGTCGCGTCTGCATGGAATCTTCGGGTCCGAGAAGCGCCAGTCCTATGCCGACACCCGTATCAAGGACAGCAAGCCGTTCAATCCCAAGCACCTGAAGTACGAGGTCTTCGGGGCCCCGGGCACAGTTGCCGACATCAGTTATTTCGACGTCAACGCCGACCCTCAGCACATCAACGGAGTCACCCTGCCGTGGTCGATGGACCTATCGACCACGTTGCCATCCATCGTGGGAAACGTTGTCGCACAAGGCGACAGCGACACGATCGGCTGCCGCATCATCGTTGACGGCACCGTCAAGTCCGAGAAGGTCTCACACGAGGTGAACGCCTTCACGTACTGCGTGCTGACGGCTGCATGAGCGAGGAGTACGTCGGCACCGAGCGGCCCGCGCGACCACCGTTTATTGCGCGGGCGATCCACCGGTCCTCGGTCCTCATTATCTTGGGGTGGCTGGGCCTGACCGTTTTCTTGACCATTGGCGTCCCCCCACTGGAGGTTGTGGAGCAACAGCATTCGGTGTCGCTGAATCCGATCGAGGCGCCATCTTTCAAAGCAATGCAGCGCCTTGGCCAGGACTTCAAGGAATCCAATTCCGGTGCTCTCGCCATGATCGTCCTGGAGGGCGACCGCCCGCTCGGCCAGGAAGCGCACAACTACTACGACGAATTGATTCGTCGACTGGAAGCCGATACCAAGCACGTCCAACACATTCAGAATTTCTGGGGCGACCCGGTCACCGCAGCCGCCGCGCAGAGCACCGACGGCAAGGCCGCCTACGTGCAGTTGAACCTAGGCGGCAGCCAGGGCGCATCTGCGGGCGACGCATCCGTGGCGGCCGTTCGAAAAATCGTCGCGAGCGTCCCGACGCCGCCGGGCCTCAAGGTTTATGTCACCGGCCCCGCCGCAACGGTCGCGGACATGAATCTGGCGGGCCAGGAGACCGTCACCACGGTCACGGTGGCGAGCTTGTCGGTGATCTTCATCATGCTGCTGCTCGTCTATCGCTCGATCTTTACGGTCATCCTGCTGCTGTTCATGGTGGGCTTGGAACTTCAGATCGGCCGCGGCATGGTGGCCTTCCTGGCCCATCACGGCTTAATTGGTCTCACCACCTTCGCCGTCAATCTGCTGGTCGCCGCGGTCATCGCCACGGGTACGGACTACGGGATCTTCTTCGTCGGCCGGTATCAAGAGGCGCGACAAGCCGGGGAAGATCGGGAAACCGCGTTTTACACCACCTTCAGCAGCGTCGCGAAAGTGGTTCTGGCGTCCGGCCTGACAATTGCGGGTGCGGTTCTGTGTCTGAGCTTCACCCGGCTCCCCTATTTTCAACCGCTCGGTATCCCGAATGCGGTCGGCATCGCCGTCGCTGTCCTAGTCGCAATCACGCTCGGCCCGGCGCTCATCGCCGCCGGAAGCCGGTTCGGGCTGTTCGAGCCGAAGCGGAAGATTCAGGTGCGGACCTGGCGACGAATCGGTACCGCAATCGTCCGCTGGCCCTTCCCCATTCTCGTCGCGACGATCGCCCTGGCCCTCGTCGGGCTACTCACCTTGCCGGGTTACAACCCGAGCTACGACGACCAAAAGTTCATTCCCGAGGATATTCCGGCCAGCCTGGGTAATGCGGCCGCTGCCCGACATTTTCCCGAGTCGCGAACAATGATGCCCGAGATTCTCTTGGTCGAAGCCGACCATGATCTGCGCAATCCCACGGATATGTTGGTGCTGAACCAACTTGCAAAGGGCGTACTCGCGGTTCCCGGCGTGTCCACGGTGCAGAGCGTCACCCGCCCGGAGGGAACTCCGTTGGCGCACACCAGCATTCCCTACATCATGAGCATGTCGCAGTCGACTCAGCTGACAAACATGGCGTTCCAGAAGGACCGCATGGCGGACATGCTCAAGCAGGCTGAAGAGCTGGCAAAGATGATCGCCTTAATGCAGCACATGCTGGGGCTGATGAAAGAACTCACTGCCGTAACCCACGACATGGTCGGCCGGACGCACGAAATTCAGAAGGCGACGGCGGAGTTGAGGGACCATGTTTCGGATTTTGAAGACTTTTGGCGACCGTTGCGCAGTTATTTCTTCTGGGAGAAACATTGCTACGACATCCCAGTCTGTTACGCGATTCGATCCGTGTTCGAAGCGCTGGATGGCGTCGACGAGGTCAACGATAAATTTACCCTGCTGGTAGGCGATCTCGACAAGATCGACTTACTGCTGCCCCAGTTATTGGTGCAAATTCCGCAGATGATCGAAACCATGCAGAGCATGCGGATGATGATGCTGACCATGCACAGCACCATGCAGGGCACCTTGGGTCAGATGGAGGTGAACGGCGGCCAGAACCCCAATGCCATGGGCCAGGCTTTCGACACCTCCAAGAATGACGACACCTTTTACTTGCCGCCCGGGATTATCGAAACCTCGGACGCTTTCAAGCGCGTCATGAAGATCTTCTTGTCGCCGGACGGGAAGAACGCCCGAATGCTGATATCGCAAAAGGGGGACCCGGCAACGCCGGAGGGCCTGTCCCGTGTCGAGCCGATCAAGACGGCCGCGGAGGAGGCGCTCAAGGGCACTCCGCTGGAAGACTCAAAGATCTATCTCACGGGGACCGCAGCGGTGGTCAAAGACTTGGTCGATGGAGCGAAATACGATCTGCTGATCGCGGGCGTCGCCGCTCTTTGCCTGATTTTCATCATCATGCTGATTATGACCAGAAGTTTTATCGCGGCCCTAGTGATCGTGGGGACGGTACT
This Mycobacterium simiae DNA region includes the following protein-coding sequences:
- a CDS encoding MMPL/RND family transporter gives rise to the protein MSEEYVGTERPARPPFIARAIHRSSVLIILGWLGLTVFLTIGVPPLEVVEQQHSVSLNPIEAPSFKAMQRLGQDFKESNSGALAMIVLEGDRPLGQEAHNYYDELIRRLEADTKHVQHIQNFWGDPVTAAAAQSTDGKAAYVQLNLGGSQGASAGDASVAAVRKIVASVPTPPGLKVYVTGPAATVADMNLAGQETVTTVTVASLSVIFIMLLLVYRSIFTVILLLFMVGLELQIGRGMVAFLAHHGLIGLTTFAVNLLVAAVIATGTDYGIFFVGRYQEARQAGEDRETAFYTTFSSVAKVVLASGLTIAGAVLCLSFTRLPYFQPLGIPNAVGIAVAVLVAITLGPALIAAGSRFGLFEPKRKIQVRTWRRIGTAIVRWPFPILVATIALALVGLLTLPGYNPSYDDQKFIPEDIPASLGNAAAARHFPESRTMMPEILLVEADHDLRNPTDMLVLNQLAKGVLAVPGVSTVQSVTRPEGTPLAHTSIPYIMSMSQSTQLTNMAFQKDRMADMLKQAEELAKMIALMQHMLGLMKELTAVTHDMVGRTHEIQKATAELRDHVSDFEDFWRPLRSYFFWEKHCYDIPVCYAIRSVFEALDGVDEVNDKFTLLVGDLDKIDLLLPQLLVQIPQMIETMQSMRMMMLTMHSTMQGTLGQMEVNGGQNPNAMGQAFDTSKNDDTFYLPPGIIETSDAFKRVMKIFLSPDGKNARMLISQKGDPATPEGLSRVEPIKTAAEEALKGTPLEDSKIYLTGTAAVVKDLVDGAKYDLLIAGVAALCLIFIIMLIMTRSFIAALVIVGTVLLSLGASFGMSILVWQYLLGLQIHWTVLSMSVIVLLAVGSDYNLLLVSRMREELHAGIHTGIIRAMAGTGKVVTNAGLVFAFTMASMAVSDLRSIAQLGTTIGMGLLFDTLVVRAFMTPSVAALLGRWFWWPQQVRTRPASQMLRPLGSRPLVRSLLLKETR
- a CDS encoding MmpS family protein, coding for MGRLWIPLLIVAVLAAGGFTVSRLHGIFGSEKRQSYADTRIKDSKPFNPKHLKYEVFGAPGTVADISYFDVNADPQHINGVTLPWSMDLSTTLPSIVGNVVAQGDSDTIGCRIIVDGTVKSEKVSHEVNAFTYCVLTAA